In the Nerophis ophidion isolate RoL-2023_Sa linkage group LG01, RoL_Noph_v1.0, whole genome shotgun sequence genome, one interval contains:
- the LOC133568447 gene encoding protamine-like yields the protein MSAAPKSPLRTRSRSRKRGAVVSNLILNALEYGGPGGITLVGLKRVLKANGYDVVRNRTNIRLALLRLQSRKYIVRTRAPAGRGSFRLNRIRGGSYRRRRRRRRFGRRRRRRRGRRRRRRTRRRRMRRRRRRVTPRRRRRRRRRRSVRRRRRSVRRRRRRSVRRRRRRQPRRRRMRRVRRRRRARSIRRVRRRRRRRRMSRY from the coding sequence ATGTCTGCCGCACCCAAATCCCCCTTGAGGACGAGATCCAGATCCAGGAAAAGAGGGGCCGTAGTGTCCAACCTGATCCTGAATGCCCTGGAGTACGGAGGCCCGGGTGGCATCACCCTGGTGGGCCTGAAGAGGGTCCTGAAGGCCAACGGCTACGACGTGGTCCGGAACAGAACCAACATCCGCCTCGCCCTACTGAGACTGCAGTCCAGAAAGTACATCGTCCGCACCAGGGCCCCGGCGGGCCGCGGCTCCTTCAGGCTCAACCGCATCCGTGGCGGCAGCTATCGAAGGAGGAGGCGCAGGAGGAGGTTCGGCAGGCGCAGGAGGAGACGCAGAGGCAGGAGGAGGCGCAGGAGAACCAGGCGGCGCCGCATGCGCAGAAGGCGCAGGAGGGTCACCCCccgcaggaggaggaggagaaggagaaggagatccgtgaggagaaggaggagatcCGTCAGGAGACGGAGGAGGAGATCCGTCAGGCGCAGGAGGAGAAGGCAGCCCAGGCGCCGCAGGATGAGGAGAGTCAGGAGGCGCAGGAGGGCCAGGTCCATCCGCAGGGTCcgcaggaggagaaggagaagaaggatgAGCAGATACTAG